One Gossypium hirsutum isolate 1008001.06 chromosome A11, Gossypium_hirsutum_v2.1, whole genome shotgun sequence genomic window carries:
- the LOC121209402 gene encoding cell wall / vacuolar inhibitor of fructosidase 2, whose protein sequence is MGILLPPYYLTPFLLLFIFFNNVDQRNLVFADDALIETQCHNAEVPETCIKCIKSDPRSQSADKVGIAAIIITCLSNKATTLINNMTTLASGARDKYLKLALRGCGKGFYYAKTNLTVATNRLKGKEYDQTNLLVKQALEGEVVCKMNVGALRFNFPNSVTFDMGVYEELSTAVMRIVDRFV, encoded by the coding sequence ATGGGAATTCTCTTGCCTCCTTACTATCTTACTCCTTTTCTCCtccttttcatctttttcaaCAATGTCGACCAGCGAAACCTCGTTTTCGCCGACGATGCCCTGATTGAAACCCAATGTCACAATGCTGAAGTCCCCGAAACCTGCATAAAATGCATAAAATCCGATCCTCGAAGTCAATCTGCCGATAAAGTAGGCATTGCAGCCATCATCATAACTTGTCTAAGCAACAAAGCCACGACCTTGATAAACAACATGACGACTCTTGCTTCGGGCGCTCGCGACAAGTACTTGAAATTGGCTCTTCGAGGTTGCGGGAAAGGGTTTTACTATGCAAAAACCAATCTGACTGTTGCGACGAACCGATTGAAGGGGAAAGAATATGATCAAACGAATCTTCTGGTGAAACAAGCGCTCGAAGGAGAAGTTGTTTGTAAGATGAATGTGGGGGCTTTACGGTTTAACTTTCCAAATAGTGTCACGTTTGACATGGGAGTTTACGAGGAACTTTCAACTGCAGTAATGAGAATAGTTGATAGGTTTGTATGA